ACTCTGTACCAAAATTAGCACACTGAAGTAGCAAGGACATATAGAgatgagaggaaaaaagagaccATGGGGTTGAAAATAGCTAGAACAATTCTAAAAGGCATCTATCTGTTCCAAGGTTAGAATAGTACTGATCAAAAAGACTAACAAACTAGAATAATCTGTGACTTCTTGGTCAACTAGAAGTACAGGTTATTTCACATGGAACAATGAATAAGTGATTTGGGAAGAAGGGATCGTCCATCTTTATAGCTTACAAGTGGCTTATACACTTTTTCCATTTAGAGGGTATGATCTTGCTATTTTTAAAGTGAGTGCCCTCgtgggctttttaaaaagaccttcaggccaggcacggtggcttacacctgtaataccagcactttgggaggccgaggtgagggggatcacctgaggtcagcagttcgagaccagcctggccaacatggcgaaaccccatctccactaaaaatacaaaaaaaaaaaaaaaaatagctaggcatggtggcccgtgcctgtagtcccagctactcgggaggctgaggcaggagaatctcttgaagctgggaggcagaggctgcagtgagccgagatcacaccactgcactccagactgggcaacagagcaagtctatctcaaaaaaaaaaaaaaaaaaaaatcctcagctGTAAAACTCAGGGAACAAAACAAATTCTGAAAAACAGTACACAATTGATTACACAAGTATTCAGTGAGTTGATCAGAACATACTGaaagatttcaaaatattaccTGGTCACTGCTACTtattccttccccttccttccaaCATGTACATAAGCACTCAAGTGCTCAACTTCAGGTATAGGAAAAGAAGTTAACGTTCTCATGAAAACACTGAAGGCCCTTAAAGACCTAAACTAGGATgagtaagatttaaaaaacatgTGTGTGACTAGACCGTAGGAATCAGGAAatgttattataaaaatgaaacctTAGCACTGtgacaaaatatttcataattttcaaaaagataacAATGGATAATGctaatcagagaatactatgctTAAGAGAATCCTACTATTCTCTGCTAAGCTGAAAGGACTGGATACAAAATGCAGGCAGAGCAGCTACAATCAGTACACATTACCCACAGCCACCCAGAGACTCTTTCTCACACCAGCCAGCAGTTGGCACTGCCACACCATTGGCAACTAATGACAGGCTGACCTAACAGGAGCTGGGAACGAAAGCGAAGGTGTCAGAAAGACATATACATTTCCAAACGAAATACTCTTgactttaaaataatctgttttttcACATTATCCTCCACAGAGATTTCCCCTTCGTGGGAGCATGGATaagaagttgaaaatattttaaattatcccaATATACTTTCCATGTGGCTCTTTTAAAATGGATTATACTCTaatatacttttcattttatttccttttttaccatgaACTGAGATCAGACAATTGCGCGGCATCTGGAGATAACATATTGGTAGTGCCTTGGAAGAGTCTCTTGGGCTGACTTTCTGTCTCCATTTCACCTAAAACAGAAAGAGATGATGCTACtataaaacaattttacaaaTACAGGCGTGGTGCTAAAATAGGATGACCTTTGTTTAACCAAAGCTCAGAATACTTCTTCAAACCACTGCTTAAAACTATTTTCCCATGTGCTTTAACGTGGAAGAAATATGCTTCCACATAAACTCAACCAAAAAGTCGGCAGCCCTAAAAAGCTTCTCACTCATTATCCACAGCGTGCTATGGACATATTCACATTAATAGGACAGTAGAACACTGACTGCATCAGGCAAAATGAAGCAAGGCTGACCACAGTAGAGATAAAGAATTCCCAAATAGCGGACACTCACAGTGAATATTGTATGCTACATGGTTAGCAAGGCCtattggttttatacattttgatatCTGAACATTTCCTAAGATGGTGTCAAACTGGTTAAAAAATGATAAGTAGTGTATAAGTAAAAAGTTGCTTTCACACtatttaatgaaaatgaagattaaaaagatAAGTTTGAAAATACATCTGTAATCAAAAGCAAATCTTACTCAATTCACAAAATTTTTATTGTACTGACCACCTCAATCCTACAGATTTTCTCGGAATTGCTAATAGAAAAACTTTGCACCAACAGGGATACTGCCTAACATTTTGCTACCAGGAGTACAAAAAGTAAAACCCTAAGTTAGAATAATCTCCTTTAAAATCAGGCTCTGatgttatttaaaacatatatattcctTGGTTCTGAAGCTCTTCATCTGAGCTTGAAAACGGAATGTTCAAGACAATTTAATTCATGAGCCTGTCTATACTCCAGTAGAAAATTAGTAACTTTGAACTTAAAACTGTGTAAGATTCTTAGAATGAAAAAAGATTAAGCAAGAACAAACGCAACATTCATTTTGTCCATGTTATCAATTAGTTATCTTTCCTCTAGGACTATTCTGAAAATTGCTGAAAATCTGCAAAAGTTGTTATTTTCCATGCTTTAATATGCAGCTTTTAAAAGTTGCTGCTGGGCTTTTGAGTTTGCCTCACTAGTAAAAGCCTTTAGCTCTTTTGAGCAAAGAATTCCTCCATCTGCTGGTGTATTTTGGAATAGCTGTAAAACTAAACTACCATGCTAATTCCTTCAACTTCCTGCAACAAATTTTAAgttagtaataataacaacaataatagctTTATTTCCAACTGTTATTTTCACTTACTAGCTACTGAGAACATTCCTAGGACTACAAATAACTCCCTACAAGATTGAGGAAAAActgtttataaagataaaatgtatatattaaatacaaatattgtcACCATATCAGGAACTATTTTCCAGAGCACAAGATCTTTAAGTTGTTTGAAACGCAGCACTTTTGGAATCTGTATATGATCCTATGACTGGAAAGTTTTCAAAGCCACAAATACCTGTACCCCTAACATTAGAAAAGTTGGTCTGTTTATTGGCCCTGAAGGTGATCTGCACAAAGAAACCACTTGCTGAATTGCTTTTAAAAGTacagttggccaggcgcggttggctcatgcttgtaatcccagcattttgggaagccgaagcgggtggatcacctaaagtcaggagtttgagaccagcctggccaacatggcaaaaaccccatctctactaaaaatacaaaaattatctgggcgtggtggtgcacatctgtaatcccagctatttgggaggctgaggcagaagaataacttgaacccaggaagcggaggttgcagtgagccaagatcgcaccactgcactccagcctgggtgacaaagcaagactccgtctcaattaaaaaaaaaaaaaaaagttattgttaatggctgggcgtggtggctcatacctgtgtaatccctgcactttgggaagcccaggcaggtggatcacttgagactaggagctCAAGGAGAGcgttgccaacatggcgaaaccctgtctctactaaaaatacaaaaattagctgggcatggtggcgcactcctgtaatcccaggtacttgggaggctgaggcaggagaatcgcttaaacccaggaggcagaggttgcggtgagctgagatcacaccactgcactccagcatgagagacagagcgagatcttgcctcaaaaaaaaaaaaaaaaaagttattgttaAGACTCGTTTAAAATGACACCTGACACTTGCAATCGTGTAGTCATATCCCCAGGAATAATGAATAAACCTGTGttgccagctgggtgtggtggggtaatcccagcactttggaaggccgaggcaggtggatcacctgaggacaggagttcaagaccagactggccaatatggtgaaactctgtctctattaaaaatacagaaaattagccaggcatggtggtgggtacttctagtcccagctactcgggaggctgaggcaggagaatcgctgagcccaggaggtggaggttgcagtcagccaagctcacgccactacactcccgtctgggcaacaagagtgaaatttggtctcaaaaaacagacaaaaacctgcgttgcttttttttgagacagggtatcactctgtggcccaggctgtgatctcgactcactgcaacctctgcttcctgggctcaaggaattctccagactcagcctcccaagtagctgtgacaacaggcacaagccaccaacGCCTgcttaatttctgtattttttgtagagatgtggttttgtcatgttgcccaggctgatctcaaactcctgagctcaaagcaattcacctgcctcagcctcccaaagtgctgggattacagacctgtgTTGCCTTTTTAAAGAGATGCCATCAGGTGCCCTTTATAAGCATCTAGCACTAGTGTTGATTGATACTAAACTATTTTAGCCTACTGCTTTGTGGTTCAAAACAAGGTAACTGAGAGCACCCTGTTATACAAAAAACTACAGAATTGAATATAAGGCAATTCTTGCTTTGATGAGGCATAATTTGATGAGGGGGTAAACCTCACCTTATATTTGAGTATATAGCACATTTATGGATGTTTGATACAGCATTAGCATATATTTCTGCAGTTTATAAACTATGCATCTCTTTCATATTTAGATAACTGAGAGGcaattttttgaatatataatgataatgaatatatgaataaaacttatgaagtataagaaaatacagatgtaTCAAATAACTCATTTACAAAATTGAAAATCAGTAGAGCAAACATTCGGAAGAATACTTTTGAGTTTCCCTAAAACACAAGAGAGCAATGCTGTTAGCTCATTTCAGACGGGAGTTCTAGTTTTTAATTCAAGCTTGGCTAGGTTTAAGACCAGAAGCGTGatgcttatctttttcttttcccccccggctttactgaggtataaatgacaaacaaatttacatatattcaaggtatacaatgtgatgatCTGATGTATGTACATAATGTGAAATGATGATCACAgtcaaggtttttttgtttttttttttgagatggagtctcactctgttgcccaggctggagtgcagtggcgcagtatTAGctgaccgcaacctccgcctcccaggttcaagtgattctcctgcctcagcctcctgagtagctgggattacaggtacctaccaccacgcccagcaaatttttgtatttttagtagagacagggtttcgccacattggccaggccggtcttgaactcctgacctgaggtgatccacctgctttggcctcccaaagtattgggattacaggcatgagccactgtgcccagcccacagtcAAGTTTTTAACACATCTTTTGCTTCACCTAGTTACCTTTTATATGTGTGTGGTaaaaacacttaagatctactttcttagcaaatttcaagtatatgaCACAGTAGcactaactatagtcaccatgctgctACATACCTTTTCTTTTAAGAGGACCGAGAACACTGGGTCTAATGCACTTGACTGGACTCTGACTTCTCCTGCTTtgatgaaaaaacaaacaggatAATGTGAAGAACATCCAAGATGCAAGATAAAACAGCAGTCCAGcccaacaaatacataaataaaatggacaATCATATCAATGACTGAAATGGAAAATTCTTGTGTAACTGAATAACTGAAATGCCAATACATGATTTCACCCAGCATATGGCAACCTGGAATAATACAACAGCATtttaagccatttaaaaaatatgccatATGACAAAATACCCACaacagtttaaagaaaaaaagataccttatttaaaaagtattttggggCTGGGCGccgtaactcatgcctgtaatcccagcactttgagaggccgaggtaagcagatcatctgaggtcaggagtttgagaccagcctgaccaacatggtgaaacactatctctattaaaaacacaaaaaattagccaagtgtggtggtgcatgcctgtgatcccagctacctaggaggctgagacagaacaatcacttgaacccaggaggcagaggttgcagtgagctgagattgcaccactgcactccagcctgggaaacaggagcGAAACTGGATTTGACTGGTCTAtgaactttaacattttttccttattcttaaaaaggattattggccgggcgcggtggctcaagcctgtaatcccagcactttgggaggccgagacgggcggatcacgagttcaggagatcgagaccatcctggctaacacggtgaaaccccgtctctactaaaatacaaaaaaaattagccgggcgaggtggcgggcgcctgtactcccagctactcgggaggctgaggcaggagaatggcgtgaacccgggaggcggggcttgcagtgagctgagatccggccattgcactccagcctgggcaacagagctagactccgtctcaaaaaaaaaaaaaaaaaaaaaaaaggattattgtggtgtgcgtgcgtgcgtgtgtgtgtgtgtgtccccactAAATATAAATCAGCATTAAAtcccccctaaaaaaaaaaactctggggccaggcgctgtggctcatgtctttaatcccaatactttgggaggccaaggcgggcggatcacgaggtcaagagattaagacgatcctggccaacatggtgaaaccccatctctactaaaacaaaaattaaccgagtgtggtggtgcatggctgtaatcccagctacttgggaggctgaggcaggagaattgcttaaacccgggaggcagtggtttcagtgagctgagttcgcgctactgcactctagcctggtgacacagcgagattccgtctcaaattaaaaagaaaaaaaaaaagaaaaaactctggtAAAATGTTAATGGTAGATTATAGGCAGTGGGTATATGGGTGTTCACTGTAGATTATAGGCAGTGGGTATATGGGTGTTCACTGTGAAATTCCTTCACTTTTGATGTCTGAAAATTTCACAGTGAAAtattgggaaaaataattttttttttttttttttgagacaatttttgctctgttgcccaggctggagtacaatggtgcaatctcagctcactgcaacctctgcctgcttggttcaagcgattctcctgcctcagcctcccgagtaactgggattacaggcgcctgccaccaggcgcagctaatttttctatttttagtagagacgaggtttcaccatgttggccaagatggtcttgaactctggacctcaggtgatccaccagcctcagccttccaaagtgctaggattacaggcatgagtcatcgtgCCCAGCCACAAAAAGCTAATCTGAGAGATAAATGTAATGAATGGTACTTCAACCACATTTAAAATTCAAGTTTGCTTACCTTGAAAATCGTCTTGAACTGGGAACTGGACTTGGTGGCAACCCACTGCTGCTCACAAACATCTGTAAGAATGGTGAGAAAcattactagaaaaaaacatattcaatattaaaatagttctagcactccagttttctttcttcctgtttttttttttttcttagagacagggtctcttttttgctcaagctggagtgcagggatgcgaccatagcttactgcagcctcaaactcctgggctcaagccatcttcctgctcCACCTTCCTGAtgagctaggactataggtgtgcaccaccatgcccgactaatttttttgtaccttttttttttttaaatgtagagatgaggtctcgccatggtgcccaggctgctcttgacctcctgagctcaagtgatccttccgccttggcctcccaaagaattgggattacaggtacaagccaccataCCAGACCCACAGTCATTTTCAAAAGGTTCTTTTCAAAATGACAGAAACAATTTCCTTAGAATTGCTTGGCTGTTTGTGTGTCTCATAactaaattacatatatatatatgtatattttccaaattactGCCATagattttcattgattttccttCAAGGCATTGGATACTTTAAAAGTGGTGTGATTTGTGTGCGTTTTAGAGTAAACAGCTCAGTTTGTGAAATAGACTTAATATCCTTTCAATTATCCTACCTTTCCAAATCCCCTGGTGGGTGAAGGTGCTGGAGAAACTGGAGTGAAGTCAATTCTCTTAGGAGAATATAATTTCTCCGGCTTGTCAAAATCACTGTCACTCTGTAAACATAGTGTCATATCCTCATAATAAATTCAGCACATCACAGCTCTTATTTACTACTATAACACACCCAGATTTTCCAAAGAGAAAGGTACAGACTCTAATATTCTGCTGGAAAAGCAGAGATCAAAAAACAAGTATCAATTTGGAAGCAGAAGGGGACAGAAGCGTGCGAAAAACTTAATGAAGCCAGTGAACAACATAAAagtttctagaaaatgaaaaccaaacagACATGAGCAAACTTTACCAGGCTCAAGCTCTCATCCCATGATTGGCTTATCTGCATTGccgtttgcatttccctaaaatAAACAAAGGGAAGGGCCATCAGTGTTTACAAACAAGACAGTTATTAGGCTAGGCCCTGCTCTTGCAAAGCACTAACCTTTCATGTGCAGTTTCTCTGTTCATCATATCCAGGCCTTCTTCCTGCAAAGACAAACATATGTGCTAAAAAGGTAGGATCACTGACAAAATATTAACTCTTCCACATACTGTAATTTTTATCCACATAGTTCTCggcttcaaataaaataaaaagacttttctACCTCATTGACATAATCACAGTAGAGTAGAATATTCATGCCGCTTGTATATTTTATCTGCACACTCCAGAAGAATTATAATCTGTCTCCAACTAACCAGAGTTGCATCCCAACTCATTTTAATatctaaatctttaaaataaaaataaaaatgtaaaatccaaaaaattTCCAATCTGAGCTAGTAAGTAAAATTTACCCTTTTGATCTGATGCAGTCTGCTACTAGGAATACGATTAGGTGAGGATGACAgcaactggaaagaaaaagtaaacatttactaTTTTCCGAATCACAAAGCAGCAGTCTGCTGTCAGTACTGGTGTACAACCTCTTCCAAGGTAAGTTTTCATATTCTTCTTCGAAATTTAGCTCTTTAGATCACTGAACATTCATGCACTAGAGGCAGTATATTTAGTCTTCAAAAAGTACACCAGGTGTCCGACCTCAAAGCACCATCTGTTGCTAGACAGACACTGACCTCAGCACTTTTCCCAAATGAATGTGAAGCTACgtaaatttagagaaataaagactATGGGCCTTAGACATATCCATTATCCCAGTTATCTAAAATAGAGAACTACataagaagggaaaggaaaaaaaaacaccaaagctATTAATTCTTATTACCAATGCAGCAATGGGGGAAGAGAGGCTAATAAGTCTAGTACATAGTATTTTGTCT
This portion of the Macaca thibetana thibetana isolate TM-01 chromosome X, ASM2454274v1, whole genome shotgun sequence genome encodes:
- the PABIR2 gene encoding PABIR family member 2 isoform X8 produces the protein MAQEKMELDLEPDTSYGGTLRRSSSAPLIHGLSDLSQVFQPYTLRTRRNSTTIMSRHSLVSIELLSSSPNRIPSSRLHQIKREEGLDMMNRETAHEREMQTAMQISQSWDESLSLSDSDFDKPEKLYSPKRIDFTPVSPAPSPTRGFGKMFVSSSGLPPSPVPSSRRFSSRRSQSPVKCIRPSVLGPLKRKGEMETESQPKRLFQGTTNMLSPDAAQLSDLSSWWCYQGEEIPALTRCVEHLQMNE
- the PABIR2 gene encoding PABIR family member 2 isoform X6; translated protein: MAQEKMELDLEPDTSYGGTLRRSSSAPLIHGLSDLSQVFQPYTLRTRRNSTTIMSRHSLEEGLDMMNRETAHEREMQTAMQISQSWDESLSLSDSDFDKPEKLYSPKRIDFTPVSPAPSPTRGFGKMFVSSSGLPPSPVPSSRRFSSRRSQSPVKCIRPSVLGPLKRKGEMETESQPKRLFQGTTNMLSPDAAQLSDLSSCSDILDGSSSSSGLSSDPLAKGSATTESPVACSNSCSSFILMDDLSPK
- the PABIR2 gene encoding PABIR family member 2 isoform X1, translated to MAQEKMELDLEPDTSYGGTLRRSSSAPLIHGLSDLSQVFQPYTLRTRRNSTTIMSRHSLVSIELLSSSPNRIPSSRLHQIKREEGLDMMNRETAHEREMQTAMQISQSWDESLSLSDSDFDKPEKLYSPKRIDFTPVSPAPSPTRGFGKMFVSSSGLPPSPVPSSRRFSSRRSQSPVKCIRPSVLGPLKRKGEMETESQPKRLFQGTTNMLSPDAAQLSDLSSCSDILDGSSSSSGLSSDPLAKGSATTESPVACSNSCSSFILMDDLSPK
- the PABIR2 gene encoding PABIR family member 2 isoform X14; this encodes MAQEKMELDLEPDTSYGGTLRRSSSAPLIHGLSDLSQVFQPYTLRTRRNSTTIMSRHSLEEGLDMMNRETAHEREMQTAMQISQSWDESLSLSDSDFDKPEKLYSPKRIDFTPVSPAPSPTRGFGKMFVSSSGLPPSPVPSSRRFSSRRSQSPVKCIRPSVLGPLKRKGEMETESQPKRLFQGTTNMLSPDAAQLSDLSSWWCYQGEEIPALTRCVEHLQMNE
- the PABIR2 gene encoding PABIR family member 2 isoform X5 translates to MAQEKMELDLEPDTSYGGTLRRSSSAPLIHGLSDLSQVFQPYTLRTRRNSTTIMSRHSLVSIEEEGLDMMNRETAHEREMQTAMQISQSWDESLSLSDSDFDKPEKLYSPKRIDFTPVSPAPSPTRGFGKMFVSSSGLPPSPVPSSRRFSSRRSQSPVKCIRPSVLGPLKRKGEMETESQPKRLFQGTTNMLSPDAAQLSDLSSCSDILDGSSSSSGLSSDPLAKGSATTESPVACSNSCSSFILMDDLSPK
- the PABIR2 gene encoding PABIR family member 2 isoform X12 yields the protein MAQEKMELDLEPDTSYGGTLRRSSSAPLIHGLSDLSQVFQPYTLRTRRNSTTIMSRHSLVSIEEEGLDMMNRETAHEREMQTAMQISQSWDESLSLSDSDFDKPEKLYSPKRIDFTPVSPAPSPTRGFGKMFVSSSGLPPSPVPSSRRFSSRRSQSPVKCIRPSVLGPLKRKGEMETESQPKRLFQGTTNMLSPDAAQLSDLSSWWCYQGEEIPALTRCVEHLQMNE
- the PABIR2 gene encoding PABIR family member 2 isoform X3 yields the protein MAQEKMELDLEPDTSYGGTLRRSSSAPLIHGLSDLSQVFQPYTLRTRRNSTTIMSRHSLLLSSSPNRIPSSRLHQIKREEGLDMMNRETAHEREMQTAMQISQSWDESLSLSDSDFDKPEKLYSPKRIDFTPVSPAPSPTRGFGKMFVSSSGLPPSPVPSSRRFSSRRSQSPVKCIRPSVLGPLKRKGEMETESQPKRLFQGTTNMLSPDAAQLSDLSSCSDILDGSSSSSGLSSDPLAKGSATTESPVACSNSCSSFILMDDLSPK
- the PABIR2 gene encoding PABIR family member 2 isoform X4 is translated as MAQEKMELDLEPDTSYGGTLRRSSSAPLIHGLSDLSQVFQPYTLRTRRNSTTIMSRHSLLLSSSPNRIPSSRLHQIKREEGLDMMNRETAHEREMQTAMQISQSWDESLSLSDSDFDKPEKLYSPKRIDFTPVSPAPSPTRGFGKMFVSSSGLPPSPVPSSRRFSRRSQSPVKCIRPSVLGPLKRKGEMETESQPKRLFQGTTNMLSPDAAQLSDLSSCSDILDGSSSSSGLSSDPLAKGSATTESPVACSNSCSSFILMDDLSPK
- the PABIR2 gene encoding PABIR family member 2 isoform X15, which produces MAQEKMELDLEPDTSYGGTLRRSSSAPLIHGLSDLSQVFQPYTLRTRRNSTTIMSRHSLEEGLDMMNRETAHEREMQTAMQISQSWDESLSLSDSDFDKPEKLYSPKRIDFTPVSPAPSPTRGFGKMFVSSSGLPPSPVPSSRRFSRRSQSPVKCIRPSVLGPLKRKGEMETESQPKRLFQGTTNMLSPDAAQLSDLSSWWCYQGEEIPALTRCVEHLQMNE
- the PABIR2 gene encoding PABIR family member 2 isoform X9, translated to MAQEKMELDLEPDTSYGGTLRRSSSAPLIHGLSDLSQVFQPYTLRTRRNSTTIMSRHSLVSIELLSSSPNRIPSSRLHQIKREEGLDMMNRETAHEREMQTAMQISQSWDESLSLSDSDFDKPEKLYSPKRIDFTPVSPAPSPTRGFGKMFVSSSGLPPSPVPSSRRFSRRSQSPVKCIRPSVLGPLKRKGEMETESQPKRLFQGTTNMLSPDAAQLSDLSSWWCYQGEEIPALTRCVEHLQMNE
- the PABIR2 gene encoding PABIR family member 2 isoform X11, with the protein product MAQEKMELDLEPDTSYGGTLRRSSSAPLIHGLSDLSQVFQPYTLRTRRNSTTIMSRHSLLLSSSPNRIPSSRLHQIKREEGLDMMNRETAHEREMQTAMQISQSWDESLSLSDSDFDKPEKLYSPKRIDFTPVSPAPSPTRGFGKMFVSSSGLPPSPVPSSRRFSRRSQSPVKCIRPSVLGPLKRKGEMETESQPKRLFQGTTNMLSPDAAQLSDLSSWWCYQGEEIPALTRCVEHLQMNE
- the PABIR2 gene encoding PABIR family member 2 isoform X7, encoding MAQEKMELDLEPDTSYGGTLRRSSSAPLIHGLSDLSQVFQPYTLRTRRNSTTIMSRHSLEEGLDMMNRETAHEREMQTAMQISQSWDESLSLSDSDFDKPEKLYSPKRIDFTPVSPAPSPTRGFGKMFVSSSGLPPSPVPSSRRFSRRSQSPVKCIRPSVLGPLKRKGEMETESQPKRLFQGTTNMLSPDAAQLSDLSSCSDILDGSSSSSGLSSDPLAKGSATTESPVACSNSCSSFILMDDLSPK
- the PABIR2 gene encoding PABIR family member 2 isoform X10; translation: MAQEKMELDLEPDTSYGGTLRRSSSAPLIHGLSDLSQVFQPYTLRTRRNSTTIMSRHSLLLSSSPNRIPSSRLHQIKREEGLDMMNRETAHEREMQTAMQISQSWDESLSLSDSDFDKPEKLYSPKRIDFTPVSPAPSPTRGFGKMFVSSSGLPPSPVPSSRRFSSRRSQSPVKCIRPSVLGPLKRKGEMETESQPKRLFQGTTNMLSPDAAQLSDLSSWWCYQGEEIPALTRCVEHLQMNE
- the PABIR2 gene encoding PABIR family member 2 isoform X13; translated protein: MAQEKMELDLEPDTSYGGTLRRSSSAPLIHGLSDLSQVFQPYTLRTRRNSTTIMSRHSLVSIEEEGLDMMNRETAHEREMQTAMQISQSWDESLSLSDSDFDKPEKLYSPKRIDFTPVSPAPSPTRGFGKMFVSSSGLPPSPVPSSRRFSRRSQSPVKCIRPSVLGPLKRKGEMETESQPKRLFQGTTNMLSPDAAQLSDLSSWWCYQGEEIPALTRCVEHLQMNE
- the PABIR2 gene encoding PABIR family member 2 isoform X2, with amino-acid sequence MAQEKMELDLEPDTSYGGTLRRSSSAPLIHGLSDLSQVFQPYTLRTRRNSTTIMSRHSLVSIELLSSSPNRIPSSRLHQIKREEGLDMMNRETAHEREMQTAMQISQSWDESLSLSDSDFDKPEKLYSPKRIDFTPVSPAPSPTRGFGKMFVSSSGLPPSPVPSSRRFSRRSQSPVKCIRPSVLGPLKRKGEMETESQPKRLFQGTTNMLSPDAAQLSDLSSCSDILDGSSSSSGLSSDPLAKGSATTESPVACSNSCSSFILMDDLSPK